In Gemmatimonadales bacterium, one DNA window encodes the following:
- a CDS encoding P1 family peptidase, producing the protein MRPAVLLLLLVGSSHALWSQAPRPLACQSCGRRDERVRQAPAPGPARPRARDVGLVFGVLPSGPLDAITDVAGVRVGQVTVVAGDSINTGVTAVLAHGGNVFRDKVPAAVAVGNGFGKLTGIAQVRELGELESPVVLTCTLCVPRVADAVLGWILALPGNEDVQSVNVVVGETNDGYLNAIRRRAVGEADVLRALAGATDGPVDEGSVGAGRGTVAFGWKGGIGTASRRLPAGLGGWTVGVLVQTNFGGVLAIGGAPVGRELGRYFLRDELRRGDGSVMIVIATDAPLDPLGLERVARRAFLGVARTGSPMTNGSGDFALAFSTALAVRRGPLAEGQRTRTGETVAGEAISPLFEAVVEATEEAIVNSLFRAETVHGYRGTVAALPLDSVVTILREHRVIP; encoded by the coding sequence GTGCGGCCCGCGGTCCTCCTGCTCCTCCTCGTCGGCTCCTCCCACGCGCTCTGGTCCCAGGCGCCGCGGCCGCTCGCGTGCCAGTCGTGCGGGCGGCGCGACGAACGCGTCCGGCAGGCGCCCGCGCCCGGGCCGGCGCGGCCGCGCGCCCGGGACGTCGGGCTGGTGTTCGGCGTGCTGCCGAGCGGCCCGCTCGACGCCATCACCGACGTGGCCGGCGTGCGGGTCGGCCAGGTGACGGTCGTGGCCGGCGACTCGATCAACACGGGCGTCACGGCCGTTCTCGCGCATGGCGGCAACGTGTTCCGCGACAAGGTGCCCGCCGCGGTCGCGGTGGGGAACGGGTTCGGCAAGCTCACCGGCATCGCCCAGGTGCGCGAGCTGGGGGAGCTGGAGTCGCCGGTGGTGCTCACCTGCACGCTGTGCGTGCCGCGCGTCGCCGACGCGGTGCTCGGCTGGATCCTGGCGCTGCCGGGGAACGAGGACGTGCAGTCGGTGAACGTGGTGGTGGGCGAGACCAACGACGGCTACCTCAACGCCATCCGTCGGCGGGCCGTGGGCGAGGCCGACGTGCTCCGCGCCCTGGCCGGCGCCACGGACGGCCCGGTGGACGAGGGCAGCGTCGGCGCGGGTCGCGGCACCGTGGCCTTCGGGTGGAAGGGCGGGATCGGCACCGCGTCGCGGCGCCTGCCGGCGGGCCTGGGGGGCTGGACGGTGGGCGTGCTGGTGCAGACCAACTTCGGCGGGGTGCTCGCCATCGGCGGCGCGCCGGTGGGCCGCGAGCTGGGCCGCTACTTCCTCCGGGACGAGTTGCGTCGCGGCGACGGCTCGGTGATGATCGTGATCGCCACGGACGCGCCGCTCGACCCGCTCGGCCTGGAGCGAGTGGCGCGGCGCGCCTTCCTCGGCGTGGCGCGCACCGGCTCGCCGATGACCAACGGCAGCGGCGACTTCGCGCTCGCCTTCTCGACGGCGCTGGCGGTGCGGCGCGGACCCCTCGCCGAGGGTCAGCGTACCCGCACCGGCGAGACCGTGGCCGGGGAGGCGATCTCGCCGCTGTTCGAGGCGGTCGTGGAGGCGACGGAGGAGGCGATCGTCAACTCGCTGTTCCGCGCCGAGACCGTGCACGGGTACCGGGGCACGGTGGCCGCGCTGCCCCTGGATTCGGTCGTCACCATTCTGCGGGAGCACCGGGTCATTCCATGA
- a CDS encoding transcriptional regulator, whose amino-acid sequence MARAGAMRKEADRRRVEERERTRPASHASELDRLIHERLRLGIVSALAVNESLSFGDLKKLLGTSDGNLSVHARKLEEAEYVACTKSFEGRLPRTEYRLTAAGRRALERYLEHMEALIRATREG is encoded by the coding sequence GTGGCTAGGGCCGGCGCGATGCGGAAGGAGGCGGACCGGCGCCGCGTGGAGGAGCGCGAGCGGACCCGTCCGGCGAGCCACGCGTCCGAGCTCGACCGCCTGATCCACGAGCGGCTCCGTCTCGGCATCGTGAGCGCGCTGGCGGTGAACGAGTCGCTCAGCTTCGGCGACCTGAAGAAGCTGCTGGGCACCAGCGACGGCAACCTCAGCGTGCATGCGCGCAAGCTCGAGGAGGCGGAGTACGTCGCCTGCACGAAGTCGTTCGAGGGGCGGCTGCCGCGGACCGAGTACCGCCTCACCGCCGCGGGCCGCCGTGCGCTGGAGCGCTATCTCGAGCACATGGAGGCGCTGATCCGCGCCACCCGCGAGGGCTAG
- a CDS encoding GyrI-like domain-containing protein has translation MPAARKLDLHQLYAAEYAAPRTPAIVATKPARYLSAAGSGDPSGPAFGEKAGALYAVAYAVKMARKRAGRDFKVAGLEGLWWGVGVSRWMIEADRGKWRWKVLIRMPAFVTAAEVVAAKRQLLARGKPKAIGRVALERLAEGRCVQVLHVGPYMDEGPTLDAMLAFAKAQGLKFSGKHHEIYLSDPQRVRPAKLRTILRHPVR, from the coding sequence ATGCCAGCCGCCCGCAAGCTCGATCTCCACCAGCTGTACGCCGCCGAGTACGCCGCGCCGCGCACGCCCGCGATCGTCGCGACGAAGCCGGCGCGCTACCTGTCCGCCGCGGGGTCGGGCGATCCCAGCGGCCCGGCGTTCGGCGAGAAGGCGGGCGCGCTGTACGCCGTCGCCTACGCCGTGAAGATGGCCCGCAAGCGGGCCGGCCGGGACTTCAAGGTCGCGGGCCTCGAGGGACTGTGGTGGGGCGTGGGGGTGTCGCGGTGGATGATCGAGGCCGACCGCGGGAAGTGGCGGTGGAAGGTCCTGATCCGGATGCCGGCGTTCGTCACCGCCGCCGAGGTGGTGGCAGCGAAGCGGCAGCTCCTCGCCAGGGGCAAGCCGAAGGCGATCGGCCGGGTGGCGCTGGAGCGGCTCGCCGAGGGGCGCTGCGTCCAGGTGCTGCACGTCGGTCCCTACATGGACGAGGGGCCGACGCTGGATGCGATGCTGGCGTTCGCCAAGGCGCAGGGCCTGAAGTTCAGCGGCAAGCACCACGAGATCTACCTGTCGGACCCGCAGCGCGTGAGGCCGGCGAAGCTGCGGACCATCCTGCGGCACCCGGTGCGCTAG
- a CDS encoding DUF1259 domain-containing protein: MGRRAGIALLAGAVAALARAAPAAAQEPVVPPWDSVAAILETPAVPAAGYVRYNFPRRDFTVRLGDVTLAVPLVAGAWAGFAGSAADALVMGDLVLTPGELGPVEAALLHQRLEVTGIHDHLVGEQPRLVSVHFHAEGAALDLARRLDSVLARTLTPRPVAAVVAPPVTVDTATVFRVLGRGGRAQGSVVQLGFLLVSRPVRWHKRTLPPALALATPVNIQAITPRRAVATGDFAVLEAQVAPVLRAMAANGIVVEALHGHMVGETPPVYFIHFWADGSLPAVVAGLKAAIDAAR, from the coding sequence GTGGGCCGACGCGCCGGCATCGCCCTGCTCGCGGGCGCCGTCGCCGCGCTGGCCCGGGCCGCGCCCGCCGCCGCCCAGGAGCCGGTGGTGCCGCCCTGGGACTCGGTCGCGGCCATCCTCGAGACGCCGGCCGTCCCCGCGGCCGGCTACGTCCGCTACAACTTCCCGCGCCGCGACTTCACCGTGCGGCTGGGCGATGTCACCCTCGCCGTGCCGCTCGTGGCGGGGGCGTGGGCGGGATTCGCCGGGTCGGCCGCCGACGCCCTCGTGATGGGCGACCTGGTGCTCACGCCCGGCGAGCTCGGTCCGGTCGAGGCCGCGCTGCTCCACCAGCGCCTCGAGGTGACGGGGATCCACGACCACCTGGTGGGCGAGCAGCCGAGGCTGGTCTCCGTGCACTTCCACGCCGAGGGGGCCGCGCTGGATCTGGCCCGCCGGCTCGATTCCGTGCTCGCGCGGACCCTCACGCCCCGGCCGGTGGCGGCGGTCGTGGCGCCGCCGGTGACGGTCGACACCGCCACGGTCTTCCGCGTGCTGGGCCGGGGCGGCCGCGCGCAGGGCAGCGTGGTACAGCTCGGTTTCCTGCTGGTGAGCCGGCCGGTGCGCTGGCACAAGCGCACGCTGCCGCCCGCGCTGGCTCTCGCCACGCCGGTCAACATCCAGGCCATCACGCCGCGCCGGGCGGTGGCCACGGGCGACTTCGCGGTCCTCGAGGCCCAGGTGGCACCGGTGCTCCGCGCGATGGCGGCGAACGGCATCGTCGTCGAGGCGCTGCACGGCCACATGGTCGGCGAAACGCCGCCGGTCTACTTCATCCACTTCTGGGCCGACGGCTCGCTGCCCGCCGTGGTCGCCGGCCTCAAGGCGGCAATCGACGCGGCGCGGTGA
- a CDS encoding DbpA RNA binding domain-containing protein: MDASPVVARGHNLAALVPPVPAAAAPYLQAIPESRPVLVLAADADRAVALHEAAPRAAALAVSGLARAQRQLTAGLPGRLSVSPADALRLLKRSALRAAEFQTVVLAWPEQLDDEGREALAAVMAEVARDAQRIILVSAPSPEIEALIERYAFKAVTFGFPPNDASDLPAPAALGPASYVVARPERFDAVRRDVLDALDPASDDDVTVAPCPPSRDAAEGLARAAAGAARRLVLVVEPCQLSWLRGVFAPLTALRLPTAFDALERQSEALRARLAHTIEHDSLDRELFLIGPLLGRFDPAEVAAAALRLGPGAPAGAHAPPDAAAPGAGAETPGAVPAWAKLWIGVGKKDNVRPGDLLGAIVGEARLAAEHVGKIEVRELYCLVEVRAEDAERVVRALTGTSLRGRRVAARLDRGHAPAAAGRPGKGS; the protein is encoded by the coding sequence GTGGACGCTTCACCGGTCGTTGCTCGCGGCCATAACCTGGCCGCCCTGGTCCCGCCCGTTCCCGCGGCCGCCGCGCCGTACCTTCAGGCCATCCCCGAGTCCCGTCCCGTCCTCGTCCTCGCCGCCGACGCCGACCGCGCCGTCGCACTCCACGAGGCCGCACCCCGCGCCGCCGCGCTCGCCGTCTCCGGCCTCGCACGCGCCCAGCGCCAGCTCACCGCGGGACTGCCGGGCCGCCTCTCGGTCTCGCCGGCCGACGCGCTCCGCCTCCTCAAGCGATCGGCCCTGAGGGCCGCGGAGTTCCAGACGGTGGTGTTGGCGTGGCCCGAGCAGCTCGACGACGAGGGACGCGAGGCGCTCGCGGCGGTGATGGCCGAAGTGGCCCGCGACGCCCAACGCATCATCCTGGTCTCCGCGCCCTCGCCCGAGATCGAAGCGCTCATCGAGCGCTACGCGTTCAAGGCCGTCACCTTCGGCTTCCCCCCCAACGACGCCAGCGACCTGCCCGCCCCCGCCGCCCTCGGGCCCGCGAGCTACGTCGTGGCCCGCCCCGAGCGCTTCGACGCCGTGCGCCGCGACGTTCTCGACGCGCTCGATCCCGCGTCGGACGACGACGTGACCGTCGCCCCGTGCCCGCCGAGCCGCGACGCCGCCGAGGGGCTGGCGCGGGCCGCGGCGGGTGCGGCGCGGCGGCTCGTCCTGGTCGTCGAGCCGTGCCAGCTGTCCTGGCTCCGGGGCGTATTCGCGCCCCTCACGGCGCTGCGACTGCCGACGGCGTTCGACGCCCTGGAGCGGCAGTCGGAGGCGCTGCGCGCGCGGCTCGCGCACACCATCGAACACGATAGCCTGGACCGCGAGCTGTTCCTCATCGGCCCGCTGCTCGGCCGCTTCGATCCCGCCGAGGTCGCCGCCGCGGCGCTTCGCCTCGGCCCGGGCGCGCCCGCCGGGGCGCACGCCCCGCCCGACGCGGCGGCGCCGGGCGCCGGCGCCGAGACGCCGGGCGCGGTGCCCGCGTGGGCGAAGCTGTGGATCGGCGTCGGCAAGAAGGACAACGTGCGCCCCGGTGACCTGCTGGGCGCGATCGTCGGCGAGGCCAGGTTGGCCGCCGAGCACGTCGGGAAGATCGAGGTGCGCGAGCTCTACTGTCTGGTCGAGGTGCGGGCCGAGGATGCGGAGCGGGTGGTGCGTGCCCTGACCGGCACGAGCCTGCGGGGCCGCCGGGTGGCCGCGCGGCTGGATCGCGGCCACGCCCCGGCGGCGGCCGGCCGCCCGGGCAAGGGGTCCTGA
- a CDS encoding HU family DNA-binding protein has product MNKSDLVGALAGKTKMSKADAGRTVEALFAPSGVIANELKKGAKVQITGFGNFETRKRGARKGRNPRTGKEITIKASVAPVFRAGKGLKDAVRKNK; this is encoded by the coding sequence GTGAACAAGTCCGATCTCGTGGGCGCGCTGGCAGGCAAGACGAAGATGTCGAAGGCGGATGCCGGTCGCACGGTCGAGGCGCTGTTCGCTCCGAGCGGCGTCATCGCCAACGAGCTGAAGAAGGGCGCCAAGGTGCAGATCACCGGCTTCGGGAACTTCGAGACCAGGAAGCGCGGCGCTCGCAAGGGGCGCAACCCGCGCACGGGCAAGGAGATCACCATCAAGGCGTCGGTCGCTCCGGTGTTCCGCGCCGGCAAGGGCCTCAAGGACGCCGTCCGCAAGAACAAGTAG
- a CDS encoding thymidine kinase: MFHGTKPGWIEVICGSMFSGKSEELIRRIRRAVIARNKVQVFKSHLDARYAGIYTVSSHDGGIAEAEPINEAREIMQRLKADTQVVAVDEAQFLDEGIVEVANALADRGVRVILAGIDTDFRAEPFGAMPALMAAAEIVDKLHAICVVCGGPATRNQRLVNGQPAPYDSPQIMVGGHEAYEARCRHCHDVPRRDELQRKLFEISAPA, from the coding sequence ATGTTCCACGGTACCAAGCCCGGCTGGATCGAAGTCATCTGCGGCTCGATGTTCAGCGGCAAGAGCGAGGAGCTGATCCGCCGGATCCGCCGGGCGGTGATCGCCAGGAACAAGGTCCAGGTCTTCAAGTCCCATCTCGACGCGCGCTACGCCGGGATCTACACGGTCTCGAGCCACGATGGCGGCATCGCTGAGGCGGAGCCGATCAACGAGGCGCGCGAGATCATGCAGCGCCTCAAGGCGGACACGCAGGTCGTGGCGGTGGACGAAGCGCAGTTCCTCGACGAGGGGATCGTGGAAGTGGCCAACGCGCTCGCCGACCGGGGGGTGCGGGTGATCCTCGCCGGCATCGACACCGACTTCCGCGCCGAGCCCTTCGGCGCGATGCCGGCGCTGATGGCCGCGGCGGAGATCGTGGACAAGCTGCACGCCATCTGCGTGGTGTGCGGCGGGCCCGCGACCCGCAACCAGCGGCTGGTGAACGGCCAGCCCGCGCCCTACGACTCGCCGCAGATCATGGTGGGCGGGCACGAGGCCTACGAGGCGCGCTGCCGCCACTGCCACGACGTGCCGCGCAGGGACGAGCTGCAGCGCAAGCTGTTCGAGATCTCGGCGCCCGCCTGA
- the coaE gene encoding dephospho-CoA kinase (Dephospho-CoA kinase (CoaE) performs the final step in coenzyme A biosynthesis.), with protein sequence MLSVALTGNVAAGKSTVLAHFAHWGAVVVDTDQLAREAVAPGRPALAAILARFGDDLALADGSLDRALLRRRVMGDDERRAVLNAITHPEVMRLHAERLEDARKAGAAIVVSDIPLLFEVLDPDAWDVVVLVDAPEETRRRRLVELRGYADEEARDVMSAQLSSRFKRAKSHIVIDNDGSLEALQANARAAWDALTAEVTRRRNARR encoded by the coding sequence ATGCTCTCGGTCGCTCTCACCGGCAACGTCGCGGCGGGCAAGAGCACGGTGCTGGCGCACTTCGCGCACTGGGGCGCGGTGGTGGTGGACACCGACCAGCTGGCGCGCGAGGCGGTCGCCCCCGGCCGGCCGGCGCTGGCCGCGATCCTCGCGCGGTTCGGCGACGACCTGGCGCTCGCCGACGGCTCGCTGGACCGCGCGCTGCTGCGGCGCCGGGTGATGGGCGACGACGAGCGCCGGGCGGTGCTCAACGCCATCACCCATCCCGAGGTCATGCGGCTGCACGCCGAGCGGCTCGAGGACGCCCGCAAGGCCGGCGCCGCGATCGTCGTGTCCGACATCCCGCTGCTGTTCGAGGTCCTCGATCCCGACGCGTGGGACGTGGTGGTCCTGGTGGACGCGCCGGAGGAGACGCGACGGCGGCGGCTGGTGGAGCTGCGCGGCTACGCCGACGAGGAAGCCCGGGACGTGATGAGCGCGCAGCTGTCGAGCCGCTTCAAGCGCGCCAAGAGCCACATCGTCATCGACAACGACGGCTCGCTCGAGGCGCTGCAGGCGAACGCGCGAGCCGCGTGGGACGCGCTCACCGCCGAGGTGACCCGCCGCCGCAACGCGCGGCGCTAG
- the gcvH gene encoding glycine cleavage system protein GcvH, with the protein MSKIPDDLAYTEEHEYVHQTGKPGIVEVGITDYAQGELGDVVYVDLPKPGATFGKMEPFGTIEAVKAVSELYCPVAGEVVEVNAAIEGDPSVINKDPYGGGWMIRLRVTNPAELGELLGPADYAAHIGQ; encoded by the coding sequence ATGTCGAAGATCCCGGACGACCTCGCCTACACCGAAGAGCACGAATACGTCCACCAGACTGGCAAGCCGGGGATCGTCGAAGTCGGGATCACGGACTACGCCCAGGGCGAGCTCGGCGACGTGGTGTACGTGGATCTCCCCAAGCCCGGCGCCACGTTCGGCAAGATGGAGCCGTTCGGCACCATCGAGGCGGTGAAGGCGGTCTCGGAGCTGTACTGCCCGGTCGCCGGTGAAGTGGTGGAGGTGAACGCGGCCATCGAGGGCGACCCCTCGGTGATCAACAAGGACCCCTACGGCGGGGGCTGGATGATCCGCCTGCGGGTCACGAACCCCGCGGAGCTCGGCGAGCTGCTCGGCCCCGCGGACTACGCCGCGCACATCGGACAGTAA
- the gcvPA gene encoding aminomethyl-transferring glycine dehydrogenase subunit GcvPA — protein sequence MSYVPHSDADVREMLKTIGIASLDELFAAIPAALRSGRPLAVPEASPEWDTVRAVSALAGEDAPLVCFAGAGMYDHWVPSIVDHVLRRSEFYTAYTPYQPEVSQGTLQVIYEFQTMMCELSGMDVANASMYDGASACAEAAILAGSVKKDRPRVVMAHTVHPHYRRVTETYIGATGRTVAVAPRRSDGTLDLAAAGPLLAGASCLVVQQPNFLGVIEDLGACAAAAHDAGALLVVAFNPVAMALLESPGARGADVAVAEGQPLGIPMSFGGPVLGIFAAKQDYIRHMPGRIVGVARDHEGRRGFVLTLQTREQHIRREKATSNICTNQGLLALAATVYLATVGLEGLRGVAEASCVNAHAVYDAVTRIKGYAPLCPGGPFFHEFAVRTPKPAAEIVHRAAELGVLPGVALDRFASPMEDGHALLIAATEKRTTADVDRLVEVLKKI from the coding sequence ATGTCCTACGTACCCCACAGCGACGCCGACGTCCGCGAGATGCTGAAGACGATCGGCATCGCCTCGCTCGACGAGCTGTTCGCGGCGATCCCCGCCGCGCTGCGGTCGGGCCGGCCGCTCGCCGTGCCCGAGGCCTCCCCCGAATGGGACACCGTGCGCGCGGTGAGCGCGCTGGCGGGCGAGGACGCCCCGCTGGTCTGCTTCGCGGGCGCGGGGATGTACGACCACTGGGTGCCCTCGATCGTGGACCACGTGCTGCGGCGCTCCGAGTTCTACACGGCCTACACGCCCTACCAGCCCGAGGTCTCGCAGGGCACGCTGCAGGTCATCTACGAGTTCCAGACCATGATGTGCGAGCTGTCGGGCATGGACGTCGCCAACGCCTCCATGTACGACGGCGCGAGTGCCTGCGCCGAGGCGGCCATCCTGGCCGGCAGCGTGAAGAAGGACCGGCCCCGGGTGGTGATGGCGCACACCGTGCACCCCCACTACCGCCGCGTGACCGAGACCTACATCGGCGCGACGGGACGCACGGTCGCGGTGGCCCCGCGCCGGTCCGACGGGACGCTCGACCTCGCCGCCGCGGGCCCGCTCCTCGCCGGCGCGTCCTGCCTGGTGGTGCAGCAGCCCAACTTCCTCGGCGTGATCGAGGACCTCGGCGCGTGCGCCGCCGCGGCGCACGACGCCGGCGCCCTGCTCGTGGTGGCGTTCAATCCGGTCGCGATGGCGCTGCTCGAGAGCCCCGGCGCCCGCGGTGCCGACGTCGCCGTGGCCGAGGGCCAGCCCCTCGGCATCCCGATGAGCTTCGGCGGCCCGGTGCTCGGCATCTTCGCCGCCAAGCAGGACTACATCCGGCACATGCCCGGCCGCATCGTCGGGGTGGCCCGGGACCACGAGGGCCGGCGCGGCTTCGTGCTGACGCTGCAGACGCGCGAGCAGCACATCCGCCGCGAGAAGGCGACCAGCAACATCTGCACCAACCAGGGGCTGCTGGCGCTCGCCGCCACCGTGTACCTCGCCACGGTGGGCCTCGAGGGCCTCCGGGGCGTCGCCGAGGCGTCGTGCGTCAACGCCCACGCGGTGTACGACGCCGTGACCCGGATCAAGGGGTACGCGCCGCTCTGTCCGGGCGGCCCGTTCTTCCACGAGTTCGCGGTGCGGACGCCCAAGCCCGCGGCCGAGATCGTCCACCGCGCCGCGGAGCTCGGCGTGCTGCCCGGCGTCGCACTCGACCGCTTCGCCTCCCCGATGGAGGACGGCCACGCGCTGCTCATCGCGGCGACCGAGAAGCGCACCACCGCCGACGTGGACCGGCTGGTCGAAGTGCTGAAGAAGATCTGA
- a CDS encoding metal-dependent hydrolase codes for MPTLTFHGHDCFVLEHAGKRIVFDPFLTGNPLADIEAAALPRPDAILLTHGHGDHLGDAIPLAKLHKATIVAPYELALFCAEQGAPNVHPMHLGGAREFPFGKVKLVVAFHGGGIEGDDAGRFTTFPCGFVVTVGGRSVYHTGDTALTLEMQLLEGRVDVMLLPIGDNFTMGIEDAVRAVSFVKPRVAIPMHWGTFPVIEADPQAFKQAVGALAQVVVLQPGQSYAF; via the coding sequence ATGCCCACGCTCACCTTCCACGGCCACGACTGCTTCGTGCTCGAGCACGCCGGCAAGCGGATCGTGTTCGACCCCTTCCTGACGGGTAACCCGCTGGCCGACATCGAGGCCGCCGCGCTGCCCAGGCCGGACGCCATCCTGCTCACCCACGGCCACGGCGACCACCTCGGCGACGCCATTCCGCTCGCCAAGCTGCACAAGGCCACGATCGTGGCACCGTACGAGCTGGCGCTGTTCTGCGCCGAGCAGGGCGCGCCGAACGTGCACCCGATGCACCTCGGCGGCGCGCGCGAGTTCCCGTTCGGGAAGGTGAAGCTGGTGGTGGCGTTCCACGGCGGCGGCATCGAGGGCGACGACGCGGGACGGTTCACCACGTTCCCCTGCGGCTTCGTGGTCACGGTGGGGGGCCGCAGCGTGTACCACACCGGCGACACCGCCCTCACGCTGGAGATGCAGCTGCTCGAGGGCCGCGTGGACGTGATGCTGCTCCCCATCGGCGACAACTTCACGATGGGGATCGAGGACGCGGTGCGCGCCGTGTCGTTCGTCAAGCCGCGGGTGGCCATCCCGATGCACTGGGGCACCTTCCCGGTGATCGAGGCCGATCCCCAGGCCTTCAAGCAGGCGGTCGGAGCGCTCGCCCAGGTGGTGGTGCTCCAGCCCGGCCAGTCGTACGCCTTCTAG
- the gcvPB gene encoding aminomethyl-transferring glycine dehydrogenase subunit GcvPB — MQPFPLSPIPTPLIFERSRSGRGGTRVPRPVAPRRAADLLPAAALRRDPPRLPEVPEFEVMRHFVELSLKNHHVDRALYPLGSCTMKYNPKVNEDMARLPGFAALHPFTPDSACQGALQLMFTLGEWLKDVSGMDAITLQPAAGAQGEMTGIFLIAAYHRSRGDAARKTVIIPDSAHGTNPATAALAGFVVKAIKSDARGQMDLGTLKAALGPDTAAVMLTNPNTVGRFETEVVEIAAMVHRAGALLYMDGANMNALMGVVRPGESGVDAMHFNLHKTFSTPHGGGGPGAGPVAVKQHLEPFLPVPTVVKIGDAYRREWNRPQTIGKLHGYAGNFGMMVRAYTYISMLGREGIRETAQAAVLNANYLAARIEAKYPLPFGRGMHECVATGTPFKENYGVKTLDIAKRLLDYGFHAPTVYFPLIVPEALMIEPTETATRDELDRFADTMLQIAKEAEEQPELVTGAPRLTPVSRFDEAAAARNPDVRYAFGR, encoded by the coding sequence ATGCAGCCGTTCCCGCTGAGCCCGATTCCCACGCCCCTCATCTTCGAGCGCTCGCGGAGCGGACGCGGCGGCACGCGGGTGCCCAGGCCGGTCGCCCCGCGCCGCGCGGCCGACCTGCTGCCGGCCGCGGCGCTGCGCCGGGACCCGCCGCGCCTGCCCGAGGTGCCGGAGTTCGAGGTGATGCGGCACTTCGTGGAGCTGTCGCTCAAGAACCACCACGTGGACCGCGCCCTGTACCCGCTGGGGTCGTGCACCATGAAGTACAACCCCAAGGTCAACGAGGACATGGCGCGGCTGCCAGGGTTCGCCGCGCTGCATCCCTTCACGCCCGACTCGGCGTGCCAGGGCGCGCTGCAGCTGATGTTCACGCTGGGCGAGTGGCTCAAGGACGTCAGCGGGATGGACGCGATCACGCTCCAGCCCGCGGCCGGCGCGCAGGGGGAGATGACGGGCATCTTCCTGATCGCCGCCTACCACCGCTCGCGGGGCGACGCGGCGCGCAAGACGGTGATCATCCCCGACAGCGCCCACGGCACCAATCCGGCCACGGCCGCCCTGGCGGGCTTCGTGGTGAAGGCGATCAAGTCCGATGCCCGCGGCCAGATGGACCTCGGGACCCTGAAGGCGGCGCTGGGGCCGGACACCGCAGCGGTAATGCTCACCAACCCCAACACCGTGGGCCGATTCGAGACCGAGGTCGTCGAGATCGCGGCGATGGTGCACCGGGCCGGCGCCCTGCTCTACATGGACGGGGCCAACATGAACGCCCTCATGGGCGTGGTGCGGCCGGGCGAGAGCGGCGTGGACGCGATGCACTTCAACCTCCACAAGACGTTCTCGACGCCGCACGGCGGCGGCGGGCCCGGGGCGGGCCCGGTGGCCGTGAAGCAGCACCTCGAGCCGTTCCTGCCCGTGCCGACGGTCGTCAAGATCGGTGACGCCTACCGCCGCGAGTGGAACCGCCCGCAGACGATCGGGAAGCTGCACGGCTACGCCGGGAACTTCGGGATGATGGTGCGCGCCTACACCTACATCTCCATGCTGGGCCGCGAGGGCATCCGGGAGACGGCGCAGGCCGCGGTGCTGAACGCCAACTACCTCGCCGCGCGGATCGAAGCGAAGTACCCGCTGCCCTTCGGACGGGGGATGCACGAGTGCGTGGCGACCGGCACGCCGTTCAAGGAGAACTACGGCGTCAAGACGCTCGACATCGCCAAGCGGCTGCTCGACTACGGCTTCCATGCCCCGACCGTGTACTTCCCCCTCATCGTGCCCGAAGCGCTGATGATCGAGCCGACCGAGACCGCGACCAGGGACGAGCTGGACCGCTTCGCCGACACGATGCTGCAGATCGCGAAGGAGGCGGAGGAGCAGCCGGAGCTGGTGACCGGCGCGCCCCGCCTGACGCCGGTGAGCCGGTTCGACGAGGCGGCGGCGGCGCGGAACCCCGACGTGAGGTACGCGTTCGGCCGGTAA
- a CDS encoding lysoplasmalogenase, with protein MQPSTLLFIGAVAISAGFALLAAARDDRPGFALFKPITTFIILLGAAWLIRPGSQPYRGLVVLGLALSLAGDVLLLPRPDRFAAGLAAFLLAHLAYLAAFTLGNPIAPGQLRLLVPFLVAGAAVTRYVWSDLGALRVPVLAYVTVLCAMAWRAAARGRAPDVTHASYLCALAGASLFVASDAILAVRRFRHPSREAHALELAAYWAAQTLIALSVRA; from the coding sequence ATGCAGCCCTCGACGCTCCTGTTCATCGGCGCGGTCGCGATCTCGGCCGGCTTCGCCCTCCTCGCCGCCGCCCGCGACGACCGCCCCGGCTTCGCCCTCTTCAAGCCCATCACGACGTTCATCATCCTGCTCGGCGCCGCCTGGCTGATCCGGCCGGGCAGCCAGCCGTACCGCGGCCTCGTGGTGCTCGGGCTCGCGCTCTCGCTCGCGGGCGACGTGCTGCTGCTTCCCCGTCCCGACCGCTTCGCCGCCGGCCTGGCCGCGTTCCTGCTCGCGCACCTGGCCTACCTCGCCGCGTTCACGCTCGGCAACCCCATCGCCCCGGGGCAGCTCCGCCTCCTCGTGCCGTTCCTGGTCGCAGGCGCGGCGGTCACCCGCTACGTGTGGAGCGATCTGGGGGCGCTGCGAGTCCCGGTTCTCGCGTACGTCACCGTCCTGTGCGCGATGGCCTGGCGCGCGGCGGCCCGCGGCCGCGCCCCGGACGTCACCCACGCCTCCTATCTCTGCGCGCTCGCGGGCGCCTCGCTGTTCGTGGCCTCGGACGCGATTCTCGCCGTGCGCCGCTTCCGCCATCCGTCGCGCGAAGCGCACGCGCTCGAGCTGGCCGCGTACTGGGCTGCGCAGACGCTGATCGCGCTGTCGGTGAGAGCCTGA